The Plasmodium cynomolgi strain B DNA, scaffold: 0029, whole genome shotgun sequence genome has a segment encoding these proteins:
- a CDS encoding CYIR protein (putative;~vir-type antigen), translating into MLKIDVEKLVYKSVYYYLYFTIYMCCFDCNKRDLYLFRTIINSEKESKELELIKSYDTLFSSDDTSKTYTECNVFKNGSKEHNGAKKLCNKLLYLLENIVKNPTTTDNVKRCSYLRYWFYDQIRGIYDNHSKMIGEITFIKELIDIRSKVHKNELKNMCDIPYDKDVNLDEWRKRKLSYIYFKNHDNIKNISISTKKAECDKRSKYVEIFWTKIKFSQKKRKKKIFEHNYYEEYEKELEKYESENESLDSQSDQYFLNYQPERDYYY; encoded by the exons atgttgaagaTAGATGTGGAAAAATTGGTATATAAAagtgtatattattatttatattttactataTACATGTGTTGTTTCGACTGTAACAAAAGGGATCTTTATCTTTTTAGGACTATAATTAATAGT GAGAAGGAATCAAAGGAGTTAGAACTTATTAAATCGTATGATACATTATTTTCAAGTGACGACACATCAAAAACATATACAGAATGTAACGTattcaaaaatggaagtaaaGAACATAATGGTGCTAAAAAACTTTGCAATAAGCTTTTATACCTATTAGAAAATATAGTTAAGAATCCAACAACGACTGATAATGTTAAACGGTGCAGTTATTTACGCTACTGGTTTTATGATCAAATAAGAGGAATTTACGATAACCATTCTAAGATGATCGGTGAAATAACTTTTATTAAAGAACTTATTGACATAAGGAGTAAGGTTCATAagaatgaattaaaaaatatgtgtgaTATACCATATGATAAAGATGTTAATTTAGACGaatggaggaaaaggaaactttcgtatatttattttaaaaaccacgataatattaaaaatattagtaTTTCCACAAAGAAAGCTGAATGCGATAAGCGTTCCAAATATGTTGAGA TCTTCTGGACTAAAATCAAGttctcccaaaaaaaaagaaagaagaaaatatttgagCATAATTATTACGAAGAGTATGAAAAAGAGTTAGAGAAGTATGAATCAGAAAATGAATCTTTAGATTCTCAATCGGATCAATACTTTTTGAATTATCAACCTGAACGAGACTATTATTACTAA